In a single window of the Thermofilum uzonense genome:
- a CDS encoding RNA methyltransferase produces the protein MELLLGGKLPKRVFVLFSNTGVTAPSFSEKDYTTAGGRMDVVARSAIYALWDLKDTIREDSYFIAVLNGPPDPPLTLLFEPFPVVPSETTIIKEILRGIQGLSRAVKAQRAGIFEVVQWLRRNGYKVVLLVEDGVDISRITISPGEKYAFILGDQIGFPADVVRELRRKAHFTVSLGTTSYLASHCIAFVNEWLDSLKI, from the coding sequence ATGGAACTTCTTCTAGGCGGGAAGCTTCCCAAACGAGTATTTGTACTCTTTTCGAACACTGGCGTCACTGCACCTAGCTTTTCCGAGAAAGACTATACGACTGCCGGAGGCAGGATGGACGTCGTCGCGCGCAGCGCAATCTACGCATTGTGGGACTTAAAGGATACAATTCGAGAGGATTCATACTTTATAGCTGTGCTTAATGGCCCACCAGACCCCCCTCTAACCCTCTTGTTTGAACCATTCCCCGTAGTTCCGAGTGAGACGACGATCATTAAGGAAATATTGAGGGGGATTCAGGGGCTCTCCCGGGCTGTAAAGGCACAGCGAGCCGGGATATTTGAAGTCGTTCAGTGGCTTAGAAGGAATGGCTACAAAGTTGTATTACTGGTCGAGGACGGCGTGGACATAAGTAGGATTACCATTAGTCCTGGCGAGAAGTACGCGTTCATACTAGGTGACCAGATAGGCTTCCCCGCGGATGTCGTTAGAGAGCTCAGGAGAAAAGCTCACTTCACCGTTAGTCTCGGGACAACATCGTATCTAGCCAGCCACTGTATCGCCTTTGTAAACGAGTGGCTTGACAGCTTGAAGATATAG
- the speB gene encoding agmatinase, with product MSVLDLYFSPPSQPLFGRHGRGHEPLVVFGIPFDSAATRIPGQRFAPRRIREVSVELETFSPELNMYVEELEYFDAGDLPLTTEFSVLRDIVSKTVREFIETGKTPLALGGDHLVSYPLISEIAFNLDELLVVVFDAHMDLRDEYPLGTRFSHATVMRRLLENNEKISIAYFKPRGFSREEYELARTEKRIFIVEDIQRLEQLLGSYRNIYVSLDIDALDPAFAPGTGTPEPMGLTPHGVVEALRVIAGQARSLVGFDLVEVNPMVDCNDITSLLAGKLVMELLFSLKEKEKDGKAQQSQHGE from the coding sequence TTGAGCGTCTTAGACCTTTATTTCTCCCCGCCTAGCCAGCCTCTCTTCGGCAGACATGGAAGGGGCCATGAACCCCTCGTGGTTTTCGGGATTCCCTTCGACAGCGCAGCGACGAGGATCCCTGGTCAAAGGTTCGCACCCAGGAGGATACGAGAGGTCTCGGTGGAGCTCGAGACTTTTTCCCCGGAGCTCAACATGTATGTCGAGGAGCTTGAATACTTTGATGCTGGGGACCTCCCGCTCACGACAGAATTCTCGGTTTTAAGAGACATAGTCTCTAAGACCGTACGTGAGTTTATAGAAACAGGTAAAACCCCTCTGGCGCTTGGCGGAGACCACCTGGTAAGCTACCCGTTAATCTCGGAGATCGCGTTTAACCTGGATGAACTTCTAGTAGTTGTCTTCGACGCGCACATGGACTTACGCGACGAGTACCCTCTAGGCACGCGTTTTTCCCATGCAACGGTGATGAGAAGACTCCTCGAGAATAACGAGAAAATATCTATAGCATACTTCAAGCCGCGGGGGTTCTCGCGCGAGGAATACGAGCTCGCGAGGACTGAAAAAAGGATATTTATCGTGGAGGACATTCAACGGCTTGAACAGCTACTTGGCTCCTATAGGAATATCTACGTCTCCCTGGACATAGACGCTCTAGACCCAGCTTTCGCCCCTGGAACAGGTACACCTGAGCCCATGGGACTTACCCCTCACGGGGTTGTAGAGGCGCTACGCGTGATCGCGGGCCAGGCTAGATCTCTTGTTGGATTTGACCTGGTCGAGGTCAACCCTATGGTCGACTGCAACGATATAACCTCTCTGCTGGCTGGCAAGCTTGTAATGGAGTTATTGTTTTCGTTAAAGGAGAAGGAGAAGGATGGGAAGGCTCAGCAAAGCCAACATGGCGAGTAA
- a CDS encoding DUF2070 family protein — translation MVDDRYEGFRKSYRWLFSLPSLWLVLLYNILLLLVAIFLGLLKGYELNSLLVALASIAIPFTVTFIIDRRVLTLKRLLGLYSIYLVFLFPVILLGKQLLLATIPFVLLSFLVFLAIARRTALASFLAAYLSTIYFLQHQFLLYVIIPVAVYITVAFPILYNINRRVKLVAGVGGLKYLRSFLRYTLAGEKKEVEECLSAAAVKKTVPIHVFELYSDGVLLGRIVVSGVHPGPLRTLGSSTLPEAILEKCHSALFLKAPAGHGENLALSRDVEKVAEKVCGETSRAEQTGSATLGVADGKLVRSISLRFSNGVSLCLLDPQVSMEDLPATLREEFEEDHVVVADLHNMIDDNFIQLPEDPQENPELHLDVKQTILESLRDVRAEGVLKAGLARVKYSDKLSVGKGGISCAVFSIDDKKLAIVSVDGNNMDPVFKALVNRELASGLDYLLLATTDTHVMTGLFQGVDYYPVGSLNKEQILRNIRDCLLEASQNLKECRVSYRVVPVNALFMDGSKLKGLSRVTRLNVRDGLLLAMLALLSLPILLLLL, via the coding sequence GTGGTTGATGATAGGTACGAGGGCTTCAGGAAAAGCTACAGGTGGCTCTTCAGTCTTCCAAGCCTCTGGCTGGTGTTGTTATACAATATACTATTATTACTTGTAGCTATCTTTCTCGGGCTTCTAAAGGGCTACGAGTTAAACAGTTTGCTCGTCGCCTTGGCGTCGATTGCCATCCCGTTCACGGTTACCTTCATTATTGATAGAAGAGTGCTTACCCTGAAGCGTTTACTCGGGCTTTACTCAATATATCTTGTATTTCTGTTTCCAGTCATACTTCTCGGTAAACAGCTCCTGCTCGCCACGATACCCTTCGTGCTTCTCTCCTTCTTGGTTTTTCTTGCAATAGCAAGGAGAACCGCACTAGCATCATTCCTTGCAGCTTACCTTTCAACGATTTACTTTCTGCAACACCAGTTTCTACTCTATGTCATCATACCGGTAGCCGTGTACATTACAGTGGCATTTCCCATCCTCTACAACATCAACAGGAGGGTGAAGCTTGTAGCAGGAGTGGGTGGACTAAAGTATCTTAGATCGTTTCTCAGGTACACGTTGGCTGGTGAGAAGAAGGAGGTGGAAGAGTGTCTCAGTGCAGCTGCTGTTAAGAAGACAGTTCCAATACACGTATTCGAGCTCTACAGTGATGGCGTTCTCCTAGGCAGGATAGTTGTATCAGGCGTTCATCCCGGCCCACTCCGAACCCTTGGGAGCAGCACTCTCCCTGAAGCCATACTCGAGAAATGTCACTCTGCACTCTTCTTGAAAGCCCCTGCGGGACATGGGGAGAACCTGGCTTTGAGTAGAGACGTCGAGAAAGTAGCAGAGAAAGTCTGCGGCGAGACCAGTAGGGCTGAGCAGACCGGCTCGGCTACCCTAGGGGTAGCTGACGGAAAGCTTGTCAGGAGTATATCTTTAAGGTTTTCCAATGGGGTTTCTCTATGCCTCCTCGATCCCCAAGTATCCATGGAGGACTTACCAGCAACCCTCCGTGAGGAGTTCGAAGAAGATCATGTAGTTGTTGCGGATCTCCACAACATGATCGACGACAACTTTATCCAGCTGCCTGAAGACCCACAGGAAAACCCTGAACTCCATCTCGACGTTAAGCAAACTATCCTGGAGTCTCTACGGGATGTGAGAGCCGAGGGGGTTCTAAAGGCCGGGCTTGCACGGGTCAAGTACAGTGACAAACTTAGTGTTGGGAAGGGCGGGATATCCTGCGCAGTCTTCTCAATAGACGACAAGAAGCTCGCCATAGTGAGCGTAGATGGCAACAATATGGATCCAGTATTCAAGGCGCTTGTCAACCGGGAGCTTGCCTCGGGATTAGATTACCTTCTCTTGGCTACAACGGATACACATGTCATGACAGGACTCTTCCAAGGCGTGGACTACTACCCGGTGGGTTCACTGAACAAAGAGCAGATATTAAGGAATATAAGGGACTGTCTACTGGAAGCATCCCAGAACCTGAAAGAGTGTAGAGTATCCTACAGGGTTGTCCCAGTTAACGCGCTTTTCATGGATGGCTCGAAACTCAAAGGCCTCTCAAGGGTTACAAGGCTGAACGTCCGTGATGGGTTGTTACTCGCCATGTTGGCTTTGCTGAGCCTTCCCATCCTTCTCCTTCTCCTTTAA
- a CDS encoding RNA methyltransferase, with amino-acid sequence MSSACTRSTDISVAFVEPLYEQNIGYLARCMKNFCLYNLVLVKPRCSVGLDAKRYAMHAADIVEKARILESFHEVVREFDMVVCTSGVKGDRVLRRYVSPRDAARIIAESSGRKVIVIGREDWGLSNEELSQCDLLVTIEANPDYPSLNASHAAVIMFYEIFNALNEVRSPSIERPRREEIDKLLEFIDLLGRELGYGEERRQRSKIIMRRVITEGRVSAIDLRVLLSYLGDSYRFIRDRCKASSRDEGQK; translated from the coding sequence GTGTCCTCCGCCTGCACAAGAAGCACCGATATTAGTGTGGCGTTTGTCGAGCCACTCTACGAGCAGAACATAGGTTATCTTGCGCGCTGCATGAAGAACTTCTGCTTGTACAACCTGGTCCTCGTTAAACCGCGGTGTAGTGTTGGCTTGGACGCTAAGCGTTACGCCATGCATGCGGCTGACATTGTGGAGAAGGCAAGGATCCTCGAGTCTTTCCACGAGGTTGTCAGGGAGTTCGACATGGTAGTGTGCACTTCAGGGGTGAAAGGGGACAGGGTGCTTCGCAGATACGTCTCGCCTCGCGACGCTGCCAGGATTATCGCGGAGAGTAGTGGAAGGAAGGTCATAGTCATAGGAAGAGAGGACTGGGGGTTGTCCAACGAGGAGCTGTCTCAGTGCGACCTGCTTGTAACCATAGAGGCTAACCCGGATTATCCCTCTCTCAACGCCTCTCATGCCGCTGTAATCATGTTCTATGAGATTTTCAACGCTTTGAACGAGGTAAGATCACCGAGTATTGAGAGACCTAGACGTGAAGAGATAGACAAGCTTCTCGAATTTATTGATCTCTTGGGCCGGGAGCTAGGCTATGGAGAGGAAAGAAGGCAGAGGAGTAAGATTATCATGCGTAGAGTTATAACTGAGGGAAGGGTTTCGGCAATAGATCTGAGGGTCTTGTTAAGCTATTTAGGAGACTCGTACCGGTTCATAAGAGATAGATGTAAAGCCAGTAGCCGGGATGAAGGGCAGAAATGA
- a CDS encoding 50S ribosomal protein L16, producing the protein MPLRPGKCYRHFGTPPYTRLEYIKSNPPVLIPKFDLGNAKGSFNTTLKLMVLKPGQIRANALEAARQHVNKYLSAKVGDANYFLRIAVYPHHILRENKMMAMAGADRLQDGMRLSFGTPVGRAARVETNQPIIIVKIDAKNVEHAKEALRRAASKIPLPTRIVVEQAS; encoded by the coding sequence ATGCCACTTAGGCCGGGCAAATGCTATAGACACTTTGGGACACCCCCTTACACTAGGCTGGAGTATATTAAGAGCAATCCTCCGGTGCTTATACCAAAGTTTGATCTAGGCAACGCCAAGGGCTCGTTTAACACTACCCTTAAACTTATGGTCCTGAAGCCAGGACAGATACGGGCAAACGCCCTTGAGGCGGCTAGGCAGCACGTCAACAAGTATCTTTCAGCGAAGGTGGGTGACGCCAACTACTTTCTACGCATAGCTGTTTATCCACACCATATACTACGCGAGAACAAAATGATGGCCATGGCTGGAGCAGACAGGCTTCAGGACGGTATGCGTCTCTCCTTTGGCACACCTGTCGGGCGCGCGGCAAGAGTAGAGACTAACCAGCCCATAATAATCGTAAAGATAGATGCGAAGAACGTGGAGCATGCAAAGGAGGCCCTGCGTAGAGCCGCGTCAAAAATCCCCCTTCCAACGCGTATCGTCGTGGAGCAGGCGAGCTAG
- the leuS gene encoding leucine--tRNA ligase — MKSIEEKWQKRWSELKVFEAEPDPSRPKFFVTFPYPYINSYPHLGTAYTVLRVDILARFKRMKGYNVLFAQGWHATGGPIVAAALRVREGDPKQISILKSMGISDDEIPKFRDPEYWVRFFSKGFKEDFSRYGLSIDWRREFFTTYLNPPYNKFIQWQYSVLREKGLITKGSHPVVWCPKEGKVVGDHDRPDEYAGIGPEEVVVIKFRGEDGLTYPCLTYRPETVYGAVNVWVNPDAEYVIAEVDGEKLVLGDYSIAELKDQGHKVQVLGKIKGKELVGRFAVNPVTGARIPILPASFVDPESGTGIVMSVPAHAPYDWAALEDLKRDPHLLDRYGVDPTILDAVQPVSLISIEGYGEYPAETVVRKYGVKFQGDRSKLEEATREIYSKEFYNGVLKVEVYGEKWGGRKVFEVKEEIIEFLVKNGYAFRHYTLPRPVYCRCGARTHVKIVEDQWFLRYSDPSWKAKAHECINSMLFLPAELREEFHRLVDWYEDWACTHERELGTPLPWDEKWVLESLSDSTIYMAYYTISKYLQHPELYNIDWQRIDRSLYDYVFLGIGDAETVAKKLGVDAGLLRRMREEFLYWYPVDLRVSGKDLIPNHLVFFIMHHVAIFPSPHWPRGIAINGWININGEKMSKSKGNFILLREALDYWGADATRLANAYAGNTGLDDGNFELEFASRAVDLLYEWYSFAIENYGKGDEEWKFIDDWFESVLNRTLKTVEEEYERLNMKNVIIYGFFNLQNSFKWYLKRRGSPNRRLLQEFIEKQTLILAPITPHIAEEIWDKIGKKGLIQQEKWPSVDTSKINDEVERAEKIVQKVLEDIQELLRIVKVETIQELRIVLPAKWKYMFIEKIKESFQKHGKVQQAVREALHLMPPELQKQAGRLVELIIKNSEILDLLVTPELEEKALRDAQHAFEEAIGKRVEVIYEDEATDTQKAKQSLPARPAIIVVTAR, encoded by the coding sequence CTGAAGAGCATAGAGGAGAAATGGCAGAAGCGTTGGTCAGAGCTTAAGGTTTTTGAAGCCGAGCCGGATCCTTCGAGACCTAAGTTCTTTGTGACCTTTCCATACCCCTACATAAACTCCTATCCGCACCTCGGGACAGCATACACGGTGCTCAGGGTTGACATCCTTGCACGTTTCAAGAGGATGAAAGGCTACAATGTGCTGTTCGCACAGGGCTGGCACGCAACGGGTGGACCAATCGTCGCCGCCGCGTTGAGGGTTCGGGAGGGTGATCCTAAACAGATAAGCATTTTGAAGTCCATGGGCATCAGCGACGATGAGATCCCTAAGTTTAGGGATCCCGAGTACTGGGTCAGGTTCTTCTCCAAGGGGTTTAAGGAGGACTTCAGCAGGTATGGTCTCTCTATAGATTGGAGAAGAGAGTTCTTCACCACGTATCTTAACCCGCCCTACAACAAGTTTATACAGTGGCAATACAGCGTGCTCCGCGAAAAAGGCCTGATCACGAAGGGATCCCACCCGGTCGTCTGGTGTCCAAAGGAGGGGAAAGTCGTCGGCGATCACGACAGGCCTGACGAGTATGCAGGGATAGGTCCGGAAGAAGTTGTCGTGATAAAGTTTAGAGGAGAGGATGGGCTTACCTACCCCTGTCTCACCTATAGACCCGAAACGGTGTACGGCGCTGTAAACGTATGGGTTAACCCTGATGCCGAGTATGTTATAGCGGAGGTTGACGGTGAAAAACTCGTCCTGGGAGACTACAGTATAGCCGAGCTCAAGGATCAGGGGCATAAAGTTCAGGTTTTGGGGAAGATCAAGGGTAAAGAACTGGTGGGTAGATTCGCGGTAAACCCGGTGACCGGGGCTCGAATCCCAATACTCCCAGCATCCTTTGTGGATCCAGAGTCAGGTACGGGAATAGTGATGTCTGTACCAGCCCATGCGCCATACGACTGGGCGGCTCTAGAAGACTTGAAAAGGGATCCCCATCTCCTCGACAGGTATGGTGTTGACCCGACGATTCTCGACGCGGTACAGCCCGTCAGCCTTATCTCGATCGAAGGATACGGTGAGTATCCTGCAGAGACAGTTGTGAGGAAGTATGGTGTCAAGTTCCAGGGAGACAGGTCGAAGCTTGAAGAAGCCACCAGGGAGATCTACTCGAAGGAGTTCTACAACGGTGTTCTCAAGGTAGAGGTGTACGGCGAGAAGTGGGGTGGGCGTAAGGTTTTCGAGGTTAAAGAGGAGATTATAGAATTCCTGGTCAAGAACGGCTACGCGTTCAGGCACTATACGCTTCCCAGGCCCGTCTACTGCAGGTGCGGTGCACGTACACACGTGAAAATAGTTGAGGACCAGTGGTTCCTGCGGTACAGCGATCCCTCATGGAAGGCCAAGGCGCATGAGTGCATAAACTCGATGCTATTTCTACCTGCTGAGCTCAGGGAAGAGTTTCACAGGCTCGTAGACTGGTATGAGGACTGGGCTTGCACCCACGAAAGGGAGCTTGGAACCCCGCTTCCCTGGGATGAGAAGTGGGTCTTGGAGTCTCTAAGCGACTCCACGATATACATGGCTTACTACACTATCTCGAAATACCTCCAGCACCCCGAGCTATACAACATAGACTGGCAGCGGATAGACCGCTCGCTCTACGACTATGTCTTCCTGGGCATCGGGGACGCAGAAACCGTAGCCAAGAAGCTCGGAGTGGACGCCGGGCTCCTCAGAAGGATGCGTGAAGAGTTCCTGTACTGGTACCCCGTAGACCTCAGGGTTTCAGGAAAGGATCTGATACCCAACCACCTAGTATTCTTCATAATGCACCACGTAGCCATCTTCCCATCCCCTCACTGGCCCAGAGGCATAGCGATAAACGGCTGGATCAACATCAACGGCGAAAAAATGTCGAAGTCTAAGGGTAACTTCATACTCCTCAGGGAAGCCCTCGACTACTGGGGTGCCGACGCTACACGTCTGGCAAACGCCTACGCCGGGAACACGGGTCTCGACGATGGAAACTTCGAGCTTGAATTCGCCTCAAGGGCCGTCGACCTGCTCTACGAGTGGTATAGCTTCGCCATCGAGAATTATGGTAAAGGCGACGAAGAATGGAAGTTCATCGACGACTGGTTTGAAAGCGTGCTAAACCGCACCTTGAAGACCGTAGAGGAAGAGTATGAGAGGCTAAACATGAAAAACGTCATCATTTACGGTTTCTTCAACCTACAAAACTCGTTCAAGTGGTATTTGAAACGCCGAGGGTCTCCAAACAGACGGCTCCTCCAGGAATTCATAGAGAAACAGACCCTAATACTCGCCCCCATAACACCCCACATAGCTGAAGAAATATGGGATAAAATAGGAAAGAAAGGGCTTATACAGCAGGAGAAGTGGCCTTCTGTAGACACTTCCAAGATAAACGACGAGGTGGAAAGAGCCGAGAAGATAGTCCAGAAAGTACTAGAGGATATCCAAGAGCTACTCAGAATAGTTAAGGTCGAGACCATACAGGAGCTTAGAATAGTCCTTCCCGCTAAGTGGAAGTACATGTTCATTGAGAAAATCAAGGAGAGCTTCCAAAAACACGGTAAGGTCCAACAGGCGGTACGCGAGGCCCTGCACCTCATGCCACCCGAGCTGCAGAAGCAGGCGGGCAGGCTGGTAGAGCTCATAATAAAGAACAGCGAGATTCTAGACCTGCTTGTAACACCCGAACTAGAAGAAAAAGCTCTACGAGACGCTCAGCACGCTTTTGAAGAAGCTATAGGTAAAAGAGTAGAAGTCATATATGAAGACGAAGCCACAGACACCCAGAAGGCTAAACAATCGCTCCCGGCAAGGCCCGCAATCATAGTCGTAACTGCCCGCTGA
- a CDS encoding DUF2192 domain-containing protein, which produces MQELHKKRVEVAINIWGEILSGAFTDRRELAEYLREIYKENNLEPIRGKTKIDIYDKELATVYLVGKFGLGLEEEFDKFSDLFNIEIHSEKVIQKIQSGESPKTAMKEVFGSFDENMVFRVLRLAMTAVLLGFMSEDTFINILFEFEKDFPELEKNFQGFKRFYIAYRIAEEIAAGRVRNRIEKETLKHAMCVRLNAEKAAPPDWFIREIAVEALRIPERKVNFALSLSE; this is translated from the coding sequence TTGCAAGAACTACATAAGAAGCGAGTTGAGGTAGCCATCAATATTTGGGGTGAAATTCTTTCAGGTGCTTTTACCGATAGACGAGAACTTGCGGAGTATCTTCGCGAGATTTACAAGGAGAATAACCTTGAGCCGATACGCGGGAAGACAAAAATAGATATATACGACAAGGAGTTGGCTACCGTCTACCTTGTCGGGAAGTTCGGTCTCGGATTAGAGGAGGAGTTCGATAAATTCTCAGATCTCTTCAACATCGAAATACATAGTGAGAAGGTGATTCAGAAGATTCAGAGCGGGGAAAGCCCTAAGACCGCGATGAAGGAGGTTTTCGGCTCCTTTGATGAGAACATGGTGTTCCGCGTGCTGAGGCTGGCGATGACAGCAGTCCTACTCGGCTTTATGAGTGAGGATACATTCATAAACATTCTTTTCGAGTTTGAGAAAGATTTCCCTGAACTTGAAAAGAACTTTCAAGGATTCAAGAGGTTCTATATAGCGTACCGTATTGCAGAGGAGATAGCTGCTGGTAGAGTAAGAAACAGGATTGAGAAGGAGACGCTTAAACATGCTATGTGTGTTCGTCTAAATGCGGAGAAAGCAGCTCCACCCGACTGGTTTATAAGGGAGATTGCCGTGGAGGCTCTCAGGATCCCCGAGAGAAAGGTTAACTTTGCGTTGAGTCTGTCCGAGTAG
- a CDS encoding 30S ribosomal protein S26e has product MPKKRKSRGRHKGGKGKEDLVQCDECGALIPRSKAVKITKPVVAVDPQLVKELRDKGAIIPQYTVTKYLCLRCAIHRGIIKIRPEDERKKENIKWNFF; this is encoded by the coding sequence ATGCCTAAAAAGAGGAAAAGTCGTGGACGTCACAAGGGAGGTAAAGGAAAAGAGGATCTAGTTCAGTGCGACGAGTGTGGAGCACTTATACCAAGGTCTAAGGCCGTAAAGATAACGAAGCCTGTGGTTGCGGTTGATCCCCAGCTTGTGAAGGAGCTCAGAGACAAGGGCGCTATTATTCCTCAGTATACTGTAACCAAGTACCTCTGCTTGCGCTGCGCCATTCACCGCGGCATAATAAAGATTAGGCCTGAAGATGAGCGTAAGAAGGAAAATATTAAATGGAACTTCTTCTAG
- a CDS encoding DUF211 domain-containing protein: MSARITRLLIDALKPRDVSVVEIARTLINLDSVARVEINVAEVDVKTETLKISLEGSHLDIREIEAALEKYATVIRSIDFVAAEK; encoded by the coding sequence ATGAGTGCTCGCATAACCCGCCTTTTGATAGACGCGTTGAAGCCACGGGACGTTAGTGTAGTTGAGATCGCCCGCACACTCATTAATCTCGACTCAGTGGCACGCGTAGAGATAAACGTGGCTGAGGTAGACGTCAAGACTGAGACGCTTAAGATAAGCCTGGAGGGATCACATCTAGACATACGGGAGATCGAGGCCGCTCTTGAAAAGTACGCGACCGTGATCAGGAGTATCGATTTCGTGGCAGCTGAGAAATAG
- a CDS encoding ArsR/SmtB family transcription factor: protein MSKDMASSRRLRGLATILSAVANPHRIMILEFLEQNPRRYGEIAEALGVTQAALAHHLKKLEAAGLVEHKNEVYKTTSLGRKILYLIKNMDVISAQDVQVYTTYGFSVPLEEYLDLILSSSTVSCRKRLLSEVVKEVKEAIGSDEGVPQSTVNSMAEVYAARLRCPLKLQGNVLGLMGREITEQAVSILSEAGLWDLVRSNLILFDSEWERGASSIFLPSPNSEQLKKILKNAELFPEIVLKISPETGGEINYLLDLLLAASPSGSATLLMDISQTGELTGSILSTIETRLPLGNIILVFKGWEHVSEKMILLLTRLINSGLQVVFSSGNIFPSGRLYAFKDDDTPTIHFGAASFNMPFVLDRKRVLSDPRDFIAAAFSPLERIVSSYKKLAMRITRVIELDLSREPSYTFHLTFAGLEAGLLLHMPVFSQTFDDPKSYKRLVLSYASELLEETINHSTADDVPMFSTFYTPVPYLSFLTAFHYKHNNHLNINPLSPFSFNRKLRTAENLLELESSLQGILRDSISILDIRTVSLTGTRLKEIFMLAQRKGLKQFTITLTGLHVCNTCGHVIPSRASRCPRCYSRDLSGMVKPQLFYVKRERLDKWTLEEVDNRVVLA, encoded by the coding sequence ATGTCGAAGGACATGGCCAGCAGTAGACGGCTACGAGGACTTGCCACAATCCTATCAGCCGTTGCGAACCCGCACAGAATAATGATACTTGAGTTCCTCGAGCAAAACCCGAGGCGTTACGGGGAAATTGCAGAAGCACTTGGGGTAACGCAGGCCGCGCTTGCGCACCACCTCAAGAAGTTAGAGGCTGCAGGGCTAGTCGAGCACAAAAACGAAGTCTACAAGACAACATCACTGGGAAGAAAAATACTCTACCTGATAAAAAACATGGATGTAATATCAGCACAAGATGTTCAAGTATACACCACTTACGGTTTTTCCGTACCATTGGAAGAGTACCTGGACTTAATCCTCTCATCAAGCACAGTCTCTTGCAGGAAGAGGCTTCTCAGCGAAGTTGTCAAGGAGGTCAAAGAGGCTATAGGAAGCGATGAGGGGGTCCCTCAGTCCACCGTGAACTCTATGGCGGAGGTATACGCTGCCAGGCTAAGATGTCCCCTTAAGCTCCAGGGTAATGTTCTCGGCCTCATGGGACGCGAGATCACAGAACAAGCTGTGAGTATTCTTTCAGAGGCTGGGTTATGGGATCTCGTCAGGTCAAACCTTATCCTATTCGACTCAGAATGGGAGAGAGGTGCTTCCTCTATTTTTCTTCCCTCGCCTAACAGTGAGCAGTTGAAAAAAATATTAAAGAACGCAGAGCTCTTCCCCGAAATAGTTCTAAAGATATCGCCAGAGACGGGAGGAGAGATTAATTATCTGCTAGATCTGTTACTGGCCGCTAGTCCAAGCGGCTCTGCGACACTGCTTATGGATATCTCTCAGACAGGTGAGCTTACCGGCAGTATTCTGTCAACTATAGAGACGCGTTTACCCCTAGGAAACATTATCCTTGTTTTTAAAGGATGGGAACATGTGTCCGAAAAGATGATCCTGCTGCTAACCCGTCTAATAAACAGTGGTTTGCAAGTGGTTTTCTCGTCGGGAAACATATTCCCCTCAGGAAGATTATACGCCTTCAAAGACGACGATACGCCTACTATACACTTTGGCGCAGCTAGTTTTAACATGCCATTTGTTCTAGACAGGAAAAGGGTTCTAAGCGACCCCCGAGACTTTATAGCGGCGGCGTTCTCCCCATTAGAGCGCATCGTTTCGAGCTATAAGAAGCTTGCAATGAGGATCACCAGGGTTATAGAGTTGGACTTGTCGCGGGAGCCTAGCTATACCTTTCACCTAACATTCGCGGGTCTTGAAGCCGGTTTACTACTGCACATGCCTGTGTTCTCACAGACGTTCGACGACCCTAAAAGCTATAAACGCCTTGTCTTAAGTTATGCCTCTGAGCTGTTGGAAGAGACAATAAACCATTCGACGGCTGACGACGTCCCGATGTTCTCAACCTTCTATACTCCGGTACCCTACCTCTCCTTCTTAACGGCATTTCACTACAAACACAACAACCATCTAAACATTAACCCGTTAAGCCCATTTTCATTTAATCGAAAGCTTAGAACCGCGGAGAACCTGCTTGAGCTGGAGTCGAGCCTACAAGGGATTCTCAGAGACTCCATAAGCATACTCGACATCAGGACTGTGTCGCTCACCGGGACGCGTCTCAAGGAGATTTTCATGCTTGCCCAAAGAAAGGGTCTCAAACAGTTTACGATAACCCTCACGGGGCTACACGTCTGTAACACGTGTGGACACGTGATACCCTCCAGGGCTTCGCGGTGCCCTCGATGCTATTCGAGAGACCTTTCCGGCATGGTTAAGCCACAGCTATTCTACGTGAAGAGGGAGAGGCTCGATAAATGGACGCTCGAGGAGGTGGACAACCGAGTAGTCTTGGCGTGA